The Immundisolibacter cernigliae genome has a window encoding:
- a CDS encoding putative toxin-antitoxin system toxin component, PIN family, producing MRLVLDTNTVISGLLWGGPSGQLIDAAETQGIELACSTALLAELEGVLSRPKFARQLVRRGLRAADLFDGYAALAVHVIPAETQRVCRDPDDDHVLACALAARADAVVSGDDDLLTLGSHQGIPILTAAQALKKLRSGA from the coding sequence GTGCGCCTGGTCCTTGACACCAACACGGTCATTTCGGGGCTGCTGTGGGGCGGCCCATCCGGGCAGCTGATAGATGCCGCCGAAACGCAAGGCATCGAGTTGGCGTGCAGTACCGCGCTGCTGGCTGAGTTGGAAGGCGTGCTGAGTCGGCCCAAGTTCGCCAGGCAACTCGTCAGGCGCGGACTGCGTGCAGCTGATCTGTTCGATGGCTATGCGGCACTGGCCGTGCACGTGATCCCGGCCGAAACGCAGCGCGTCTGCCGCGATCCTGACGACGATCACGTGCTCGCCTGCGCCCTGGCCGCGCGGGCCGATGCCGTCGTCTCGGGCGATGACGATCTACTGACGCTGGGAAGCCACCAAGGCATTCCGATTCTGACTGCGGCGCAGGCGCTCAAAAAGCTCCGGTCCGGAGCTTGA
- a CDS encoding urease subunit beta yields MIPGELDTAPGEIELNAGRPTITLAVANTGDRPIQVGSHYHFAETNPALRFDRAFARGMRLDIPAGTAVRFEPGQTREVTLVAYAGTREVYGFRGEVMGQLEAQP; encoded by the coding sequence ATGATCCCCGGAGAACTCGACACCGCCCCCGGCGAGATTGAACTCAACGCCGGCCGGCCAACCATCACCCTGGCCGTCGCGAACACCGGCGACCGGCCGATCCAGGTCGGCTCGCACTACCACTTCGCCGAGACCAACCCCGCGCTGCGTTTCGACCGTGCCTTCGCGCGTGGCATGCGGCTCGACATCCCGGCCGGCACCGCGGTGCGCTTCGAGCCGGGCCAGACGCGCGAAGTGACGCTGGTGGCCTACGCCGGCACGCGCGAGGTGTACGGCTTTCGGGGCGAAGTCATGGGCCAACTGGAGGCGCAGCCATGA
- a CDS encoding O-acetylhomoserine aminocarboxypropyltransferase/cysteine synthase family protein, with the protein MADRQFKPETLAIHAGQIPDAATGARALPIYQTTSFVFDSADHAASLFNLQTFGNVYSRLSNPTVAALEERVAALEGGRAAVASASGMAAEAMALMTLLEHGDHIVAAGALYGGTVTLLAVNLAKFGIETSFVDATQPDAFAAAMRPNTRAVFAESLGNPSLTVLDIAAVADVAHAHGVPLVIDNTVPSPFLCNPIAFGADIVVHSATKYLGGHGTTLAGVIVESGKFPWDNGKFPGMTEPSPGYHGVKFYETFGDFGFTMRARMETLRVYGAALAPTSAWQILQGIETLPVRMERHCANALRVAEFLRADPRVSWVSYPGLPEHPQHALVQRQMRGASGLLAFGVKGGVAAGVRFIESAQFMSHLANIGDTRTLIIHPASTTHRQLDDAQQIAAGVLPDMVRMSVGLEHVDDILWDIDQALAAASA; encoded by the coding sequence ATGGCTGACCGTCAGTTCAAGCCCGAGACGCTGGCCATCCACGCCGGCCAGATTCCGGACGCTGCCACCGGCGCCCGCGCGCTGCCCATCTACCAGACCACCAGCTTCGTGTTCGACAGCGCCGACCACGCGGCCTCGCTGTTCAACCTGCAAACCTTCGGCAACGTCTATTCGCGGCTGAGCAACCCGACCGTGGCGGCGCTGGAAGAGCGCGTGGCGGCGCTCGAAGGCGGCCGCGCCGCGGTCGCGTCGGCCAGCGGCATGGCCGCCGAGGCAATGGCGCTGATGACCCTGCTGGAACACGGCGACCACATCGTGGCGGCCGGCGCGCTGTACGGCGGCACGGTGACCCTGCTGGCGGTGAATCTGGCCAAGTTCGGTATCGAGACCAGCTTTGTGGATGCCACGCAGCCGGACGCCTTTGCCGCCGCCATGCGGCCGAACACGCGCGCGGTGTTCGCCGAGAGCCTGGGCAACCCGAGCCTGACGGTGCTGGACATCGCCGCGGTGGCCGACGTGGCGCACGCGCACGGCGTGCCGCTGGTAATCGACAACACGGTGCCGTCGCCATTCCTGTGCAACCCGATCGCCTTTGGCGCGGATATCGTGGTGCATTCGGCGACCAAGTACCTGGGCGGCCACGGCACCACGCTGGCCGGCGTGATCGTCGAGAGCGGCAAATTCCCCTGGGACAACGGCAAATTCCCGGGCATGACCGAACCCTCGCCCGGCTACCACGGCGTGAAGTTCTACGAGACCTTCGGCGACTTCGGCTTCACCATGCGTGCGCGCATGGAAACGCTGCGCGTGTATGGCGCGGCGCTGGCGCCGACCAGCGCGTGGCAGATCCTGCAGGGCATCGAAACGCTGCCGGTGCGCATGGAGCGCCACTGCGCGAATGCGCTGCGCGTGGCCGAGTTCCTGCGCGCCGACCCGCGCGTGAGCTGGGTGAGCTATCCCGGCCTGCCGGAGCATCCGCAGCACGCGCTGGTGCAGCGGCAGATGCGCGGGGCGTCCGGCCTGCTGGCGTTTGGGGTGAAGGGCGGCGTGGCGGCGGGCGTGCGCTTCATCGAATCCGCGCAGTTCATGAGCCATCTGGCCAACATCGGCGACACGCGCACGCTGATCATCCACCCGGCTTCCACCACGCACCGCCAGCTCGACGACGCGCAGCAAATCGCCGCCGGTGTGTTGCCCGACATGGTGCGCATGTCCGTGGGCCTGGAGCACGTGGACGACATCCTGTGGGACATCGATCAGGCGCTGGCGGCGGCCAGCGCGTAG
- the kdpE gene encoding two-component system response regulator KdpE — translation MDGNILIVEDDPTIRLFVRRALEGEGLRVSEAQTLARGLIEAGTRRPDLVILDLGLPDGDGRDFIIALRAWSSMPVIVLSARVEETDKVAALDAGADDYLTKPFGVAELLARVRVALRRSRAGEGGEPVLLLGDVTVDLAHRRVTRDGQDIHLTQTELRLLAALLRHPGKVLTQRHLLREVWGPAAVEQGHYLRIYMARLRHKLEVDPARPVFLLTETGVGYRYAPA, via the coding sequence ATCGACGGCAACATCCTGATCGTCGAGGACGACCCCACCATCCGCCTGTTCGTGCGCCGCGCGCTGGAGGGTGAAGGCCTGCGCGTATCCGAGGCGCAGACGCTGGCGCGCGGCCTGATCGAGGCCGGTACGCGCAGGCCGGATCTGGTGATCCTCGATCTGGGCCTGCCCGATGGCGACGGCCGGGACTTCATCATCGCGCTGCGCGCCTGGAGTTCGATGCCGGTGATCGTGCTGTCGGCGCGGGTCGAGGAAACCGACAAGGTCGCGGCGCTCGATGCCGGCGCGGACGATTACCTCACCAAACCCTTCGGTGTCGCGGAGCTGCTGGCGCGGGTGCGGGTAGCGCTGCGCCGCAGCCGGGCAGGCGAGGGCGGCGAACCGGTGCTGTTGCTGGGGGATGTGACCGTCGATCTGGCACACCGCCGCGTAACCCGCGACGGGCAGGACATCCACCTGACGCAGACCGAGCTGCGCCTGTTGGCGGCGCTGCTGCGCCATCCCGGCAAGGTGCTCACCCAGCGCCACCTGCTGCGCGAAGTCTGGGGGCCGGCGGCGGTGGAGCAGGGCCACTACCTGCGCATCTACATGGCACGCCTGCGCCACAAGCTGGAGGTCGACCCCGCCCGGCCGGTGTTCCTGCTGACCGAAACGGGTGTGGGTTACCGCTACGCGCCAGCCTGA
- a CDS encoding CoA-binding protein, which translates to MADDITTLRRILTACRTIAVVGLSADWNRPSYFAAKYMQHHGYRIVPVNPRYEEVLGERCYASLADIPHAVDMVDVFRRTQDVLPIAEQAIAIGAKCLWQQLGVMNLEADRLARAAGLDSVLDRCVKIEHARLFGGLHWAGVNTRVISARRPH; encoded by the coding sequence ATGGCCGACGACATCACAACCCTGCGCCGCATCCTGACCGCCTGCCGCACCATCGCCGTGGTGGGCCTGTCGGCGGACTGGAACCGCCCCAGCTACTTTGCCGCCAAGTACATGCAGCACCACGGTTACCGCATCGTGCCGGTGAACCCGCGCTATGAGGAGGTGCTGGGCGAGCGCTGCTATGCAAGCCTCGCCGACATCCCGCACGCGGTGGACATGGTGGACGTGTTCCGCCGCACGCAAGACGTGCTGCCGATTGCCGAGCAGGCGATCGCCATTGGCGCAAAATGCCTGTGGCAGCAGCTTGGCGTGATGAACCTCGAAGCCGACCGCCTGGCGCGCGCGGCGGGGCTCGATTCGGTGCTGGACCGCTGCGTGAAGATCGAGCACGCGCGCCTGTTCGGCGGCCTGCACTGGGCGGGCGTGAACACGCGCGTGATTTCCGCGCGCCGACCGCACTGA
- the ureC gene encoding urease subunit alpha, with translation MSRISRRAYAEMFGPTTGDRVRLGDTELWIEVERDFTVYGEEVKFGGGKVIRDGQGQSQATRASGALDTVITNALILDHWGVVKADIGIKGGRIAGIGKAGNPDVQPGVTLVIGPGTEVIAGEGLIATAGGIDAHIHFICPQQVEDALMSGITTMIGGGTGPATGTNATTCTPGAWHLARMLEAAEALPMNLGFLGKGNASRPEALVEQIEAGAMGLKLHEDWGTTPAAIDCCLTVADQYDVQVAIHTDTLNESGFVEDTLAAFKGRTIHTYHTEGAGGGHAPDIIKACGAANVLPSSTNPTRPYTVNTVDEHLDMLMVCHHLDPGIAEDVAFAESRIRRETIAAEDILHDLGAFSMISSDSQAMGRVGEVVIRTWQTAHKMKVQRGALAPDSGRADNFRARRYVAKYTINPAISHGIAHEVGSLEAGKLADIVLWNPAFFGAKPALILKGGAIAAAPMGDPNASIPTPQPVHYRPMFGALGPAIASTCLTFVSQAALNAGVPERLGLKRRAVAVKNTRAITKRDMVLNDYLPLMEVDSQTYEVRADGVLLTCEPAKVLPLAQRYFLF, from the coding sequence ATGAGCCGCATCAGCCGCCGCGCCTATGCCGAGATGTTCGGCCCCACCACCGGTGACCGCGTGCGCCTGGGCGACACCGAGCTGTGGATCGAGGTCGAGCGCGACTTCACCGTCTACGGCGAGGAAGTGAAATTCGGCGGCGGCAAGGTGATCCGCGACGGCCAGGGCCAGAGCCAGGCTACCCGCGCCAGCGGCGCGCTCGACACCGTCATCACCAACGCGCTGATCCTCGACCACTGGGGCGTGGTCAAGGCCGATATCGGCATCAAGGGCGGGCGCATCGCCGGCATCGGCAAGGCCGGCAACCCGGACGTGCAGCCGGGCGTGACGCTGGTCATCGGCCCCGGCACCGAGGTGATCGCGGGCGAGGGGCTGATCGCCACCGCCGGCGGCATCGACGCGCACATCCACTTCATCTGCCCGCAGCAGGTGGAGGACGCGCTGATGTCCGGCATCACCACCATGATCGGCGGCGGCACCGGGCCGGCCACCGGCACCAATGCCACCACCTGCACGCCCGGCGCCTGGCACCTGGCGCGCATGCTGGAAGCCGCCGAAGCGCTGCCGATGAACCTCGGCTTTCTGGGCAAGGGCAACGCCAGCCGGCCGGAGGCGCTCGTCGAGCAGATCGAGGCCGGCGCCATGGGCCTGAAGCTGCACGAGGACTGGGGCACCACGCCCGCTGCCATCGACTGCTGCCTCACCGTCGCCGATCAATACGACGTGCAGGTCGCCATCCACACCGACACGCTGAACGAATCCGGCTTCGTGGAAGACACGCTGGCCGCCTTCAAGGGACGCACCATCCACACCTACCACACCGAGGGCGCCGGCGGCGGCCACGCGCCGGACATCATCAAGGCCTGCGGCGCAGCCAACGTGCTGCCGTCCTCCACCAACCCGACGCGGCCCTACACGGTCAACACCGTGGACGAGCACCTCGACATGCTGATGGTGTGCCACCACCTGGACCCCGGCATCGCCGAGGACGTCGCCTTCGCCGAATCGCGCATCCGCCGCGAGACCATCGCCGCCGAGGACATCCTGCATGATCTGGGCGCGTTTTCGATGATCAGCTCGGACTCCCAGGCCATGGGCCGGGTGGGCGAAGTGGTCATCCGCACCTGGCAGACCGCGCACAAGATGAAGGTGCAGCGCGGCGCGCTGGCGCCGGACTCAGGTCGCGCCGACAATTTCCGCGCCCGCCGCTACGTGGCCAAGTACACCATCAACCCCGCCATCAGCCACGGCATCGCCCACGAGGTCGGCTCGCTGGAAGCCGGCAAGCTGGCCGACATCGTGTTGTGGAACCCGGCGTTCTTCGGCGCCAAACCGGCGCTGATCCTCAAGGGCGGCGCCATCGCCGCCGCGCCCATGGGCGACCCCAACGCCTCCATCCCCACGCCCCAGCCGGTCCACTACCGGCCGATGTTCGGCGCGCTCGGCCCGGCCATCGCCTCGACCTGCCTGACCTTCGTTTCCCAGGCCGCCCTGAATGCCGGCGTGCCCGAACGGCTCGGCCTCAAGCGCCGCGCCGTGGCGGTCAAAAACACCCGCGCCATCACCAAGCGCGACATGGTGCTCAACGACTACCTGCCGCTGATGGAGGTAGATTCGCAAACCTACGAAGTGCGGGCGGATGGCGTACTGCTGACCTGCGAGCCGGCCAAAGTGCTGCCGCTCGCGCAGCGGTATTTTTTGTTCTGA